A segment of the Panacibacter ginsenosidivorans genome:
GCCTGTTATATCAATGTTCTCTTCTTCATAATCATTGAAATAACCAAGCATCCATTTTAATTGCAATCTTTTTGTAGGTTGATTAATTGCAGTTAGTCCAACAAAATTGGTGCTGTATTTATCTTTCTCATGCCCTTCAAAGAAAATATCGAGACCAAGATTTTGAGAAAACAATGGAGAGAATACTGCAGCAGTCAATTGACTTTCGGTTGGTGTTAAGCTAAATTTTGTTTGTGATAAATTAGCTAATGCTTCAAGCTTCCATTTTGTTGAAGCCTGCCATGTGATCAATGTTTGCAGGTCAGCAGACGAGGGAATATAATTTCCTTTTGTTTCCTGGCTGCTCACTAAATTCTGATTAGTTCTGTTGCGTACACCAATCAAATAAGTGACCTTATTATTTTTTGCGACACCTTCCAAATGGAAACCTTGTTCAAGCAAACCAAAATATGCAGAACCACCATTGCGCACAGGTTTTTTATAAGTCACATCCAGGACTGAACTCATCTTATCACCATACTTTGCAGAAAATCCACCGTTATAAAATTTTACACCACTGGTTAATTCAGGATTTATAAAACTTAAGCCTTCCTGCTGACCGCTTCTTGTAAGATATGGACGATATACTTCAAAGTCGTTTACATAAACAAGATTCTCATCATAACTGCCACCACGCACAGAATATTGAGAGGTAAGTTCATTATTACTGCCAACAAAAAATTTTATTAATCCTTCTATACCGCCGATTGGCGAAGGATTCAACAATGCTTTTGATGCATCGATATTTATAAGTCCGGGTTGCCTGCGGTCCCTTTGATCTGTTACAGTAACCCCCTGCAATTCTTTTACGGAGTGCTGTAATTTGATCGTCACTTTTTCTTCTTCTCCAACACTCAGGTAAAAATTTTTTTGCACACTGGCATAACCTGTAAAACTAAAAACAAGCGCTACCGCTTTATTAGATTGTACCTCTATTTTAAAATAACCTGAATCGTTTGTGATTGTATTCTTTGCAATATTTAATACCTGCACAATTACACCGCTGATGGTTTTATCGTTTTCATCAATCACTTTACCACTAATAGATGCAACTTTCTTCTGTGCAGCCACACACATTGCGCCAAAGCAAAAAACAACAAGAAAAACACCCTTATACCATTCTTTAAGCATGCAGTTTATTTGGGCTTTGAAGATAGGGAAATGTGCGGATGTGCAAATATGTGGATATGCGAATGAATTGATTTTAATAAAGAGATTATTTTTTATGTACAAGCTTTTGGCTTTTCATAGCATCGTCCGTTGTGTCACTCACTTGTACGTTTGGAACTTTGAAATAAAAATTCAAAATTAAAAAGTCAAAACAATAAACACTCAATTTTGAATTTTTATTTTTGAATTATATTATTCAGTACAAGTGTGCGACGCAACCAAAGCTTAATAGTATTCCTAAAGCCTGGTACAAAAAAATCAATGTAATTTTTTTAGTGCGGCAATTACAGCATGGGGGTCTTTTGCATTAAACACCGTACTTCCTGCAACAAGCACATCGGTGCCTGCAGCAACGATCTCTGCAGCGTTTTCCATAGTTACACCGCCATCAATTTCTATAAGTGTATCAAGACCTCGGTCGAGGATCATTTGTTTTACTTCGCGGATCTTATGCATGGTGTGTGGAATAAATTTTTGTCCACCAAAACCAGGGTTAACGCTCATCAGATTTACCACATCAACATCCTGTAAAATATCTTTGAGCAAACTTACCGGCGTATGCGGGTTTACAGCAACACCTGCTTTCATACCAAGTTCTTTTATCTGCTGTATATTCCGGTGAAGATTGGGGCAGGCTTCTATGTGCACCGTTAAAACATCTGCACCTGCTTTCTTAAATGCTTCTGCATATTTGCCCGGATCAACTATCATCAAATGAACATCGCAGATCTTTTTAGTTGTTTTGCGTATGTGTTCTATAACAGGCAAGCCAAAACTAATATTGGGCACAAACACGCCATCCATCACATCAAGATGAAACCACTCAGCTTCACTGCTGTTTACCATGTTACATGCTTCTTCCAGTCTCAAAAAGTTCGAAGCTAAAAATGATGGTGCTACTATTGCCATTTATTTAGTTTGTGGTTTATTATTATTCTTTGTTCATTGAACACTGTTCACCTTTACTCAACTCTCTTTAATGCTTCCTGTATTTGTTTATCATCTTTATCGAGACTTAATGCCTGCTTAAAACGCAATACCGCACTGTCTTTTATATTCATCATTTCAAAACACCTGCCCTGCCAGTAGTATGGATCTGAATCCAACGCATTTACTGTTGAAGCAAATTTAAACACATTCAATGCTTCATTGTATTGTTTATTATCATAGTAAATAAGTCCTTTCTCGATATATGCTTCCATATAAGTATAATCATTGGCGATACAGTCATCAAAAAAATCCTGTGCTTTTTCCCTGTTGCCCGTTCTTGCATTGTAAACACCTGAAATAAAATCTGCATGTGCGTCGTATTCGCGGCCTAGCCCCAAACGCTTAACCTGTGTGCATATCAGCAGTGCTCTTTCATTTTTTTGTTCAGCATAAAGATTAGCAAGCCCAAGCATGGCATCGGCAGAAGGATAGATGCGCAAGGCCTTATCGTAACTTTTCATTGCAAGCAGTGTATCGCCTGCATCTTCAGCAATACGACCTTTGGTAAACCATAGCCCATAATTAACAGTGTCTTTTTCAATCAGGCTATCCATTTGTTGCAATGCTATTTTAAAGGCACCAACACTATCCAAAGCTGTGGCAAGTTTTAGACGAAGGCCAACACTATCGGGATGTTGCTTCACCCCATCAAACAAATCCTGCACATAGTCAGGGTATGGTTTTGCAGCCTGTACTATGGAATCTTTAACGTCAGTGTTACCGGTACCACTATTACAGGAAGCAAGCAGGATAATCAGCGCAGGAATAAGTTTTGTGGCCTTTGTCATACCACAAAAATAAAGGCATGATTTCGTTTATGACGATTTTCTGACAACAACCTCGTACACCAACACATATTTTTGCACAAATTTTTACTATTATGATGTTACACATCAAAAAGAGAATAACCCTTTTTTGCTGCATGCTTGCCATTGTCTTTACGGCAAAAGCACAAACAACAGGAGATACAGTGCATTATGCAGAAGAAAAACATTTTAAAAATATTCAGCAGTTAACTTTTGGCGGCGATAATGCTGAAGCATATTGGAGTTATGATAGCAAACAAATTATCTTTCAACGCACTAATGCAAAAGAAGGATTGCTTTGTGATCAAATGTTCATTGGTAATATTCCTGCCGCAGGAAATAAATTTGAATACAAAATGGTAAGCAGTGGCAAAGGCCGCACTACCTGTGGGTTTTTTCTTCCTGATGGTAAGCAGATCATTTATGCTTCTACGCATTTGGGTGCAGATACCTGCCCGCCCATACCAGATCGCAGTAAGTTTGGCAATAAATATATATGGCCTGTTTATGAAAGCTATGATATTTTCATGGCCACAAAAGATGGAAAGATCGTAAAACAACTTACAACTGAAAAAGGATATGATGCTGAGGCAACACTTTCGCCTGATGGAAAAAAGATGTTATTTACTTCCATAAGGAATGGGGATCTTGATCTGTACGTCATGGATCTTAAAACTTATAAAATAAAACAGATCACCAATACACTTGGTTATGACGGTGGTGCATGGTTTAGCCCCGACGGAAAGAAAATCGTATGGCGTGCAAGCCGTCCAAAAACAGAAGCAGAAGTAAAAGAATATAAAGACCTGCTTGCACAAGGTATGGTTGCTCCAACAAAGATGGAAGTATTTGTAGCCAATGCGGATGGCAGCGATGCCAGACAGGTAACCAGTCTTGGACAAGCTAACTGGGCTCCCAATTTTACACCAGACAGTAAGCATATTATTTTCTGCAGTAATCACGAATACAAAAGAGGTTTCCCTTTTAACATGTACCTTATAAACCTTGATGGTACTGGATTAGAAAAGATAAGCCGCGATAAAGGGTTCGATGCATTTCCTATGTTTAGTCCTGATGGAAAGAGGATCCTGTTTTCTTCTAACAGAAATAATGGCGGCACACATGATACCAATTTGTTTGTTGCGGATTGGGTAGAGTAACAACATTCAAATGATTTAATAAAACCTTATAATTTTTTATTTGGGCCAGCAAGGTTAGATTTGTCAAAAATTAAACATCATGTATACAGTACTATTATATCTGCACAGTATTTTACGTTGGATAATATTGGCGTTGCTTGTCATCAACATCATCAAGATAGCTACAGGAAACAGTAAAATAAAATACAGCAAATGGTTACTGATAGCAGCCCATACTACATTACTTATTGGCTTATACCAGTACTTTGCAGGAGGTAGCGGTTACGCATTGATTCAGCAAAACGGCATGGCTGCAGTAATGAAAGATGCCACCATGCGTTTCTGGGCTGTTGAACATATTTCAGGCATGATCGTATCAATAGCATTTATTACAATTGCCCATGTATCGCTGAAAGGAGGCAATACTAAAAAAGCAAACATGTTTTTTGTACTGGCACTTATATTAATTCTTGCCGTAGTGCCATGGCCTTTCCGCGATGCAGTTGGCAGACCTTTACTTCCCGGCATGTAATAAAGAAAAAATCAAAAAAAATCCCGCTATACATAATATGGCGGGATTTTTTTATGAGCCAGGCTGAATAATTCCTATTAAGCTTTCGTTGCGTCGCACTCTTGTACTTTATTATAAAAACTTAGCAATACAATTATTATTCCTTACCTGAAATCAAAAGTTTCGCAGTGCATTACATGCGGCTCAAATTCCAGTAAATATTTTTTGTCATCTTCATAATATTTCGCTTTCTCAAAATCTTCTCCGGCAAATTGTTTTATACTCTGGTAAGTATCCCACCAGGAAACTGTATAGATATGTGTAACTTCTCCTTCTTCTCTTTGCCATATCTGCACGCCAAGATTTCCGGGAACAGATTTATAATCTCTAACCCCTGTTTCAATTACAAAGTTTCTGTATTCGGCTGCATCTTTTGTTAAGGTGCGTCCATGCCATATTCTTGTAATCATGCAAAATATTTTGCTGCTGGTCAAATCAATACTTTATCGTCAGACCGGGACTGTCCGGCGAATACGTTACAATTCTTCTATCTTAATATCTTTCCACCTTACTTTGATCCCACCGCCATCATGTATTTGTAATGCTATAAAACCAACACCCTCACCGATCTTTGCATCTTTTATATAGATCATTTGATGACCATTTAACCATGTGGTTACTTCGTCTCCTTTTACTTCTATTTTATAATCATTCCAATCACCCTCTTTCAAATATTTTTCATCTTCAGGTTTCGGTTGTATTAACCAACCACGACCGTAAGATTCATAAATACCGCCGGTATGCTGACCAAGCGGTGCTACTTCTGCCTGCCAGCCACTGATCTTCACCCCATCAATAGAAGAACGGAAGAATACCCCACTGTTGCCATTTGCTTCCTGCTTAAACTTTAAAGTGAGTATGAAATTTTTATAATTCTTTTCGGTAGAAAGATAACCGTATTGTTTATCAGGCCCGCTTTCGCAAATCATTTCTCCATTCTCTACATACCATTTTTCAGTTCCATGAATATTCCAGCCGGCAAGATCTTTACCGTTGAACAGGGAAACTTTCTTTTGTGCGTTTGATACAAGTACAATTGAAGCAAGCAAGCATACGGCAATTATTCTTTTCATAATTAAATATTTGAGGTAAGATAGTTTGATTGAAAATACTAAACTTCCTGAATATTGACTTGTAAAGATATTTTGATAGCATCTGTTTTCAGAAAAGTTCCATAAAGTTCAGAATGTACAAGTGAGTGACACAACAGGCGATGCTATTATAATTGAAAGCCGGCAAACAAATTCTATTCAATATATTCCTGCAAAGCATCGGCTATCTTGCGGTCGTTGCTTAAGCGTGGCAATTTATTTTGCCCGCCAAGTTTACCAATTGATTTCATGTAATCTATAAAGCCATTTTTTCTTACAATAGTAACTTTTAATTTCTCCAGAATATTTCCTGTGATAAGATCATCGTAATAAACATTTTTTGCACGAAGATTATTATCAACCTTTTCAATAAAGGCATGCATATCCTGCGGAGTATTTTCAAATTCTATAAACCATTCGTGGTAACTTTTTCCTTTGCCCTGCTCTACCATCGGCGCAACGGTAAATTCAATTATGTTCAGTGCTTCTTCGTTAGCAGCTCTCATTAACGCATGCTCTACTTCTTCAGCAATAACATGTTCCCCAAATGCAGAAATATAATGTTTGGTTCTTCCGGTTACCAGCAGGCGATATGGTTTTGTTGAAATAAATTTTACCGTATCGCCAATATTATATGCCCACATACCCGCATTGCTGCTAACAATGAGTGCATAATTTTCTCCTTCTTTTACATCAGCAAGAGTTAAGCGTGTCGGGTTCTCTTTAAAAATTTCTCCGGCAGGAACGAATTCAAAAAAGATTCCTGAGTCTGTATTCAATAAAAGTCCCTGCTCTTTATAATTATCCTGGAATGCAAAGAATCCTTCGCTTGCAGGATACAATTCTATGCAATCAATTTTTCTTCCAATGCTCTCGTACAACTTTGATTTGTATGGTTCAAAATTTACACCGCCCTGCACCATTACGCTAAACTGCGGAAACAACTCTCCTACTTTCTTGCCGGATTTTTCTATCAGCCTGTCGAAGTACATCTGCATCCATGGCGGTATGCCGCTGATAAGTGTCATGTTCTGATCAATGGTTTCTCCAATTATTGCATCCAGTTTTGTTTCCCAATCTTCAATGCAATTGGTTTCATAACTCGGCAGTTGATTGCTGCGCAAATATTTTGGTACATGATGATTAACAATACCACTTAATCTTCCTGTTGGTATGCCTCCTACTCTATCCAGTTCAGGTGAGCCACTCAAGAAAATAAGTTTACCCTTTGTAAATTCTGAATTGCCCGATTGCGCAATATAACAAAGCAATGCATCTCTTGCAGAATTGATATGATTGGGAATAGAATCCTTAGTAATAGGAATATATTTTACACCACTGGTTGTACCACTTGTTTTAGCTAAATAAATAGGCTTGCCTTTCCACAATACATTTTGCTTGCCTTCCTTTATTTTTTCTATGTAAGGTTTTATCTGTTCATAATCGCGGATAGGTACCAGCTTTTTAAAATCATCATAAGATTGAATGGTATCAAATCCATGATCTTTCCCAAATGTGGTGACCTTGGCAGATTTTATCAGGTTCTTGAAAATGCGCTGCTGATCGGCCACAGCAGTTTCCATTCCTTTGGATATCTTGTTATTAATATAATTGGCAAACGGACGGGCTAATAGCGACTTTAAGTTCATGATCAGTAATCAGTATCCAAAATTAATAATAGCTTTTAAGCAAAGCGCAAAAGACGGCTAATTTTGCCAAACGAAGATCAAACAGGTAATTTTTTAGATTGGTTTTGGGACGGGCGGCAGTGCTATTATCAGCCCCGGTTGTGTCACTCACTTGTACGGTTTGATTAAAATTCGGCAAAATGAAACCAATTTCCAGCTTATAAACCCAGCTAACTATTGGAAACAGTGGAAAAACTAAAGATTTTTTCTATTCAGCTTGCTTCTTTCAACTTGAAACCATTACCTTTGCCGTCCTAATTTTGGAAAGTTATGTTTGCAGTAGTTAAAATAGCAGGTCAGCAATTTAAAGTACAGGAAGGTCAAAATCTGTACGTGCCACACCTCACAGGAAAAAGCGGTGACAAAGTTGAATTCAGCGAAGTATTGCTTGTAGACAATGACGGCAAATTCTCTGTTGGCAGCGATGTAAAAGCAACCGTTAAAGCAGAAATCGTTAGCGATTTTGTACAGGGCGATAAAGTGATCGCCTTTAAAATGAAAAGAAGAAAAGGCTTCCGTAAAAAACACGGACACAGAACACAGTACACACAAATAAAAATCGAAAGCATAGCTTAGTATTTTGTGACTGCTGATGCAGTAATTTATTTTTATAAATTATGTGTATAAGCAAATATCAAAATATCGAAATCAATAAATTTTTAAAATCATTTTTATATGGCACACAAAAAAGGTGAAGGCAGCGTTAAGAACGGACGTGATTCACAAAGCAAACGTCTCGGTGTGAAAATATTTGGTGGACAACCTGCTATATCCGGCAACATTATTTTAAAACAAAGAGGTACTGTTTATCATCCCGGCAAAAATGTTGGAGTTGGTAAAGACTTTACTTTGTTTGCATTAACGAATGGTGTTGTTGAATTCAAAAAAGGTAGAAATGACAAGACAACAGTGTCAGTTTTACCGGTCGAAATAACAGCGTAAATGTTTTTTTTGGCAGTTATCATAAAGTTTTTTTATTTTTATCCAATATTTACTAACCATTAAATTTTAAAAACAATGGCAACTGCAAAAAAAGCTGCAAAAAAAGCTGCTCCGAAGAAAGCTGCAAAGAAAGCTGCTCCTAAAAAAGCTGCAAAGAAAGCTGCTCCTAAAAAAGCTGCAAAGAAAGCTGCTCCTAAAAAGAAGTAGTCTTGTCGCTTTCAAAAGCACAATAGATTTAAGTCCCGGATTTATTCCGGGACTTTTTTATTTTACAGAACTTTACATTATGGATAATTATGCTATCGCTGACAACTTCTCTTTGCTTGCTAAAGTAATGGACATACATGGAGAAAATAGTTTCAAAACAAAGTCTTATTCATCTGCTGCTTTTACCATTGAGAAATTACCTGTAGAATTATCATCATTGCCTGCGGATAAAATATTCGGCATAAAAGGAATTGGTGAAACGATTGGCAAAAAGATTATAGAGCAAATGGAAACAGGAAGACTTGCTTTGCTTGATGATTTTATTGCCAAAACACCGCATGGCCTCATGGAAATGCTTGCTATCAAAGGGATTGGGCCGAAAAAAATTGCTGTGATATGGAAAGACCTTGAAGTAGAAAGCCTTGGTGAATTATTGTACGCATGTAATGAAAACAGGCTATTACTGTATAAAGGTTTTGGCGAGAAAACACAACAGAATATAAAAGAAGCCATAGAATTTTATTTAAGTAACCAGGGCAGTTATCTCTATGCACAAATAGAAAAGTATGCAACAGAAGCAGATGCAAAAATGAAGACAGCTTCCCCTTCTTTTATGTTTGAACTTTGCGGTGATTTTAGAAGGCATCTTGAGATCATTGAAAAAGTAGAATGGGTTACAACAGCAGATCCAAAAACATTACGTGACTTTTTTACAACGAATGAATATGAAGTCGTTTCATCAGCAGAAACAGAATCGCAATTCAAAGGAAAAGAAAATGTGTTGCTGGTGTTTTATCATACAACGAAAGAGAAATTTTATCAAACACTTTTTGAGAAAAGTTGTGCTCCCGAATTCCTGGAAGCATGGGTCTCAAAAAATAATTTCAATGATACTTATAATTCCGAAGACGCCATTTTTGAAAATGCAAATGTTAAAATTATACCTCCGTACTTAAGAGAGTCAAAAGAAATTCTTACTAAACAATTGCCTGTTGTAATACAGGATAATGATATTACTGCCATCATTCATAGTCATAGTAAATGGAGTGATGGTGCAAATACAATTGAAGAAATGGCTGTTGCTGCAAAAGAAAAAGGTTTGCAATATCTTGTTATTAGTGATCACTCCAAAACTGCATTCTATGCGCAAGGTTTAACGGAAGATAGATTGATAGCACAACACAAAGAAGTAGATGAACTGAATAAAAAATTAGCGCCATTTAAAATATTTAAAAGTATTGAATCAGATATTTTGAATGACGGAAATTTAGATTATACTAACGAAGTGCTTGCCACATTCGCTATCGTTATTGCATCGGTACATTCCAATTTAAAAATGAAAGAAGATAAAGCGATGATGCGTTTGATCAATGCTATTGAAAATCCTTATACAAGTATTCTTGGTCATCCAACGGGCAGGCTATTACTAAGCCGAAATGGTTACCCTGTAGATCATAAAAAGATCATTGATGCATGCGCCGCCAACAATGTGGTTATTGAATTGAATGCACATCCCAAACGACTCGATATAGATTGGCGCTGGATCCATTATTGTCTTGAAAAAAATGTTCTCATCTCCATTGACCCCGATGCACACAGCATAGAAGGCTACCACGATATACATTACGGTGTACTGGCTGCCCAAAAAGCAGGTGTGACTAAAGAAAATAACCTGAGCAGCTTTTCTTTGGAAGCATTTGAAGCATTTTTAAAAGTTCAGCAGGCAAAAAGGAAATAAATACTTGTTTACAGGCTGTTTTTTTATGGCAGCGGTTGTTGCGTCGTATTTTTGTACTGCTGAGCATAAGTCAAAAGTAAAAAGGCAAAATTCAAACCATGAAGGCATTTTTACTTTTTAATTTTGAATTTTTAGTTTGAGGAACATAGTTCTGAAAGTACAAGTGAGTGACACAACCGGCGATGCCATAATAACCCTCTGCCCGCTACATTATTTTTCTTCTTTCTTATTTGTGCCCAACAAACTTTCTATTAGTGCTGTAGTTAAGGAGAGTAATATGCTAAACAGCAACGCATCCCACCAGCCATCTACTTTAAAACCGGGCACAATATCTGAAGCCCATTTAATGATTAGGATGTTGATGACAAGCAGGAACAATCCAAGTGTAATAATGGTAAGTGGTATAGTGAGTATAATAAGGATTGGTTTTACAAAACTATTGAGTAAGGCAAGTACAAGTGCAAGCAAAATGGCCGTAACACTATCAACAATAGTTACGCCGGGCAACAAGTAAGCTGCTATAATTGCAGCGCATGCGGTAACCAATAATTTGCCAATGAATTTGCCCATAGTTTTAAATTACGGTTAGTTCATAAAACGCATCTTCTACCAAATACTTTTGCGCAAGCTGCATAATTTCTTCAGCACTTATTGTTTTGATCGTTTCAATGCTTTTATAAAAGTACGCGTCTGTAAGATTATTGAGTACATAATTTTTCCAGCGGGCAATTATTTGAAAAGGCCCGTCAAGATCACCAAGAATAGAGCCGATCATATAGTTACGAACAAGATGCAGTTCCTGTTCCTCAACTAACTCTTCGCGCAATATTTTCATTTCTTTAAATACTTCTGCAACCGTAGCTGCACAAACATCGCGACCAGCCTCTGTACTCACAGCCCATGCGCTTTGCTGCAAATGATTTTGCAAATAACTGTGAATTCCATAAGTGTAGCCTTTGTCTTCACGAATATTGCTCATAAGCCTTGAGCCAAAGAAGCCACCGAAAATGTTATTCAGTACCTGCACCTTTATAAAATCAGGGTGATGCCTGTTGGGGAAAGGCCTTGCAATTCTTATGGCGCCCTGCACACCATTTGGATCATTGATAATATTGTGTTTCTTTTCTGCAGCAGGTTTTGCAACATGCTCAACCATTGGCATAGTTGCAGCATTCAGTGGAAGCTTACCAAAAACATTATTGAGCTGTCCCTGTATATCCGTAGGTAGTTTACCTGCAACAAACAAAATGCATTTGCCTTCGGTATAATATTTTTTATAGAACCGGAACAGTTCATCTCTTTGTAATGCATCATATTCTTCGGCTGAACTGTATTTGCCGTAAGGATGATCAATGCCATAGAGCAATTCATCAATAATACGCCCACCAACAAAATCACATTTCTTCAGGTTTACTTCCAGCTTTTGTTTCTGGTTCTTTTTATAAATGGCCAGTTCCTCTTCCGGAAAAATACTTTCGGTAAATAATTCTGCTACAACCGGCAGCAGTTTATTGATGTGTTTATTTAAACAATGGAGCGTTACTGTAGAAGTCTCATTATAACAACTGCGGTTGAGATACGCACCGTAATATTCAAAATGATCATTAATGGCAAATGCGGATTTATTCTTTGTGCCATTCTTCAGCATATAATTGGTAGTTGCAGCAACTATGTTTTTATCCTCATACCAGTTGCCCGCATAAAAAACCCACTCCACCATTAATACGTCCTGCTCACCCGCATCAATAGCATAAACAGGTACACCATTATCTAAATTAAATTGTGTACATGGTTTTAACTTAAGATCAAGTTGTACTGCATCAAGTATAGGTGGCTGCTTGGTTCTTTCAGGCATATATTGTTTTTATCAGGGCAACAAAATTAAGTGAATGACATAAGAGGCTATTTATTTTTTTGTAACCAGCATACGTATTTTATGGCATCGCCTGTTGTGTCACTCACTTGTACGTTCGGAACAAACTTGAACAAGTTAATGCGTTCATAACGTTTACACGTTATTTCCATGGAATGACCTGCGAACCTGAAAACACGTGAATTGCTGCAACAATTTCTGCTGCACAAGTGTGCGACGCAACCATGTACAATCAAAGCGCTTCAGGCCGGCTTATATAAATCCCTCATTTTTTATCAGCATTACTTAACTTGTGAACTTTCTTTTACAGCATAAACCAACCGATCGCTTTGAAAAATCTTCTTACTGCTTTTTTTTGCTGCTCTACTCTTATTTCATTTGCGCAAAAAAAGAACAGCGCTTATCAACTGCATATTAATAAAGCAACTTCGCCTGTAATCGTAGATGGATCAATGGATGAGCCTGCGTGGCTGAATGCAGAAGCAGCCAAAAATTTTTTTATGGTACTGCCTATGGATACAAGCCATTCAAAAGTTTCCACCGAAATACGCATGACATATGATGATCAGAACATCTATATAAT
Coding sequences within it:
- the rpe gene encoding ribulose-phosphate 3-epimerase translates to MAIVAPSFLASNFLRLEEACNMVNSSEAEWFHLDVMDGVFVPNISFGLPVIEHIRKTTKKICDVHLMIVDPGKYAEAFKKAGADVLTVHIEACPNLHRNIQQIKELGMKAGVAVNPHTPVSLLKDILQDVDVVNLMSVNPGFGGQKFIPHTMHKIREVKQMILDRGLDTLIEIDGGVTMENAAEIVAAGTDVLVAGSTVFNAKDPHAVIAALKKLH
- a CDS encoding tetratricopeptide repeat protein, translating into MTKATKLIPALIILLASCNSGTGNTDVKDSIVQAAKPYPDYVQDLFDGVKQHPDSVGLRLKLATALDSVGAFKIALQQMDSLIEKDTVNYGLWFTKGRIAEDAGDTLLAMKSYDKALRIYPSADAMLGLANLYAEQKNERALLICTQVKRLGLGREYDAHADFISGVYNARTGNREKAQDFFDDCIANDYTYMEAYIEKGLIYYDNKQYNEALNVFKFASTVNALDSDPYYWQGRCFEMMNIKDSAVLRFKQALSLDKDDKQIQEALKRVE
- a CDS encoding TolB family protein, which encodes MMLHIKKRITLFCCMLAIVFTAKAQTTGDTVHYAEEKHFKNIQQLTFGGDNAEAYWSYDSKQIIFQRTNAKEGLLCDQMFIGNIPAAGNKFEYKMVSSGKGRTTCGFFLPDGKQIIYASTHLGADTCPPIPDRSKFGNKYIWPVYESYDIFMATKDGKIVKQLTTEKGYDAEATLSPDGKKMLFTSIRNGDLDLYVMDLKTYKIKQITNTLGYDGGAWFSPDGKKIVWRASRPKTEAEVKEYKDLLAQGMVAPTKMEVFVANADGSDARQVTSLGQANWAPNFTPDSKHIIFCSNHEYKRGFPFNMYLINLDGTGLEKISRDKGFDAFPMFSPDGKRILFSSNRNNGGTHDTNLFVADWVE
- a CDS encoding antibiotic biosynthesis monooxygenase yields the protein MITRIWHGRTLTKDAAEYRNFVIETGVRDYKSVPGNLGVQIWQREEGEVTHIYTVSWWDTYQSIKQFAGEDFEKAKYYEDDKKYLLEFEPHVMHCETFDFR
- a CDS encoding 3-keto-disaccharide hydrolase; this translates as MKRIIAVCLLASIVLVSNAQKKVSLFNGKDLAGWNIHGTEKWYVENGEMICESGPDKQYGYLSTEKNYKNFILTLKFKQEANGNSGVFFRSSIDGVKISGWQAEVAPLGQHTGGIYESYGRGWLIQPKPEDEKYLKEGDWNDYKIEVKGDEVTTWLNGHQMIYIKDAKIGEGVGFIALQIHDGGGIKVRWKDIKIEEL
- a CDS encoding GH3 auxin-responsive promoter family protein, with amino-acid sequence MNLKSLLARPFANYINNKISKGMETAVADQQRIFKNLIKSAKVTTFGKDHGFDTIQSYDDFKKLVPIRDYEQIKPYIEKIKEGKQNVLWKGKPIYLAKTSGTTSGVKYIPITKDSIPNHINSARDALLCYIAQSGNSEFTKGKLIFLSGSPELDRVGGIPTGRLSGIVNHHVPKYLRSNQLPSYETNCIEDWETKLDAIIGETIDQNMTLISGIPPWMQMYFDRLIEKSGKKVGELFPQFSVMVQGGVNFEPYKSKLYESIGRKIDCIELYPASEGFFAFQDNYKEQGLLLNTDSGIFFEFVPAGEIFKENPTRLTLADVKEGENYALIVSSNAGMWAYNIGDTVKFISTKPYRLLVTGRTKHYISAFGEHVIAEEVEHALMRAANEEALNIIEFTVAPMVEQGKGKSYHEWFIEFENTPQDMHAFIEKVDNNLRAKNVYYDDLITGNILEKLKVTIVRKNGFIDYMKSIGKLGGQNKLPRLSNDRKIADALQEYIE
- the rplU gene encoding 50S ribosomal protein L21, with amino-acid sequence MFAVVKIAGQQFKVQEGQNLYVPHLTGKSGDKVEFSEVLLVDNDGKFSVGSDVKATVKAEIVSDFVQGDKVIAFKMKRRKGFRKKHGHRTQYTQIKIESIA
- the rpmA gene encoding 50S ribosomal protein L27, coding for MAHKKGEGSVKNGRDSQSKRLGVKIFGGQPAISGNIILKQRGTVYHPGKNVGVGKDFTLFALTNGVVEFKKGRNDKTTVSVLPVEITA
- a CDS encoding DNA polymerase/3'-5' exonuclease PolX, translated to MDNYAIADNFSLLAKVMDIHGENSFKTKSYSSAAFTIEKLPVELSSLPADKIFGIKGIGETIGKKIIEQMETGRLALLDDFIAKTPHGLMEMLAIKGIGPKKIAVIWKDLEVESLGELLYACNENRLLLYKGFGEKTQQNIKEAIEFYLSNQGSYLYAQIEKYATEADAKMKTASPSFMFELCGDFRRHLEIIEKVEWVTTADPKTLRDFFTTNEYEVVSSAETESQFKGKENVLLVFYHTTKEKFYQTLFEKSCAPEFLEAWVSKNNFNDTYNSEDAIFENANVKIIPPYLRESKEILTKQLPVVIQDNDITAIIHSHSKWSDGANTIEEMAVAAKEKGLQYLVISDHSKTAFYAQGLTEDRLIAQHKEVDELNKKLAPFKIFKSIESDILNDGNLDYTNEVLATFAIVIASVHSNLKMKEDKAMMRLINAIENPYTSILGHPTGRLLLSRNGYPVDHKKIIDACAANNVVIELNAHPKRLDIDWRWIHYCLEKNVLISIDPDAHSIEGYHDIHYGVLAAQKAGVTKENNLSSFSLEAFEAFLKVQQAKRK
- a CDS encoding phage holin family protein; its protein translation is MGKFIGKLLVTACAAIIAAYLLPGVTIVDSVTAILLALVLALLNSFVKPILIILTIPLTIITLGLFLLVINILIIKWASDIVPGFKVDGWWDALLFSILLSLTTALIESLLGTNKKEEK